The following coding sequences are from one Melanotaenia boesemani isolate fMelBoe1 chromosome 19, fMelBoe1.pri, whole genome shotgun sequence window:
- the bspry gene encoding B box and SPRY domain-containing protein: MTEEFTNCDLTCSSTPEETLNSTNVDFEQPIFSMLAGGMKAQQQAGPVACPSTCGGGGATSPTATTSDTESGIFSVEYELCVDHESELEWFCNTEQKLICSHCSTGSCHGHTVTRLASRVTAVRNQLVDVCEKIQLQALRIEKFIDQTLTAKEQKLQTAACKTREQVLAQISATREALEEEEQRLLEEVQREEERVEQCLLTQRAHWKQALTSLSQTRSRLVQMLTHTPDAQLAISAQEIAERVEVSEGVGEPCDTDQLNLNPACSDSKLLRGLWATALLLGPNVYGSTHLKFDERTVSPLLSLSDDLCTLTFLHKKTRESLPYDPARFDSWPNALGSPSMSSGTYSWVVNVGQSCAFKVGVCYASIERKGSGNDARLGYNSQSWVLSHYDGDYSYCHAGKNVPLQVVKRPQRIGLLLDWLSQTLLFYEPDSNAVLYSVTEQFSSPLLLACAVTDRSITILH, encoded by the exons ATGACCGAGGAATTCACAAATTGCGATTTAACATGCTCATCCACACCGGAGGAGACTTTAAACAGCACGAATGTGGACTTTGAGCAGCCTATTTTCTCCATGTTGGCCGGGGGTATGAAGGCGCAGCAGCAGGCTGGCCCCGTTGCGTGTCCGAGCACCTGCGGAGGCGGAGGAGCCACATCACCGACTGCCACCACATCCGACACCGAGTCCGGGATCTTTTCTGTGGAATATGAGCTGTGTGTGGATCACGAGTCTGAGTTGGAGTGGTTCTGTAACACCGAGCAGAAACTCATCTGTTCCCACTGTTCCACCGGCTCCTGCCATGGACACACCGTGACTCGTCTGGCCAGCAGAGTTACCGCAGTCAGG AACCAGCTGGTGGATGTGTGTGAGAAGATTCAGCTGCAGGCACTGAGGATTGAGAAATTTATCGATCAGACACTGACAGCCAAAGAGCAAAAGCTTCAG ACAGCGGCATGCAAGACAAGGGAGCAGGTGTTGGCTCAGATCAGCGCTACACGAGAAGctctggaggaggaagagcagcgtCTCCTGGAGGAGgtgcagagagaggaggagagggtggAGCAGTGCCTCCTCACACAGAGAGCCCACTGGAAGCAGGCTTTAACGAGTCTGTCGCAGACACGCTCCCGTTTGGTGCAAATGCTGACGCACACTCCAGACGCACAGTTGGCG ATCAGTGCCCAGGAGATTGCAGaaag GGTGGAGGTATCAGAGGGGGTCGGGGAGCCCTGTGACACAGATCAGCTCAACTTAAACCCAGCCTGCAGTGACAGTAAGCTGCTGAGAGGTCTGTGGGCCACTGCACTGCTGCTGGGGCCAAACG TTTATGGATCAACCCATCTAAAGTTTGATGAGCGCACAGTGAGCCCTCTCCTCTCCTTGTCTGATGACCTCTGCACTTTGACCTTCCTCCACAAAAAGACTCGTGAGTCTCTTCCTTACGACCCAGCACGCTTTGACAGTTGGCCCAATGCTCTGGGTTCACCATCGATGTCATCTGGCACCTATAGCTGGGTGGTGAATGTTGGCCAGAGCTGTGCCTTTAAGGTCGGGGTCTGCTATGCCTCTATAGAGCGCAAAGGCTCTGGGAACGATGCACGACTGGGCTACAATAGTCAGTCATGGGTGCTGTCTCACTACGATGGAGACTACTCTTACTGCCACGCTGGGAAGAATGTGCCTCTACAGGTGGTGAAAAGACCCCAAAGGATAGGCCTGCTGCTGGACTGGCTGAGTCAGACACTGCTCTTTTACGAGCCAGACTCCAATGCTGTGCTGTACTCTGTCACAGAGCAGTTCAGCTCCCCCCTGCTGCTGGCATGTGCCGTGACCGATCGCAGTATTACCATACTGCACTGA